The DNA window TTTTTCAGGCCTTCTGGTATACCCACCGCACGTCTGGTCAACACTTCCTCTTCTGTCTGCTTGTCATTGCACACATTGAATActgagaatttttttaaaagcttatcACACCCTCACAAGGTTTCAAGACCGTTTGTCCGTATACCTGCATGCAACTAAAactcagacatgattggttaATACAACCAGACACAAAGCAGACAGAGATTAGAAAACCAGAAGTGGTTTGTTTTGCAACAAGTTCAAAGTCTAGAGCTGAGCACAGAGGAAGATCACCTTTAAAATTCACTGAGGATATTCCACATCACGCGTGAGGTTAAGGTTAATGGATTCCTCTACCGCTTAAATGTCAGTCACTCTCAGTTTGCCTGCTCCTATACACTTCCTCGCTGAACACGTATTTATGAGCCCTGAGTCCTGCAGCGCTGAATGCGTCCTTCTGGCAGATGAACCAAGCACTTGCTCTTTAGCATATGAAGAGACCGCTGGTCACCTAATACATCCTTGGAGCATGTGTCCTTAACCCTCCCACACACTGAAATTAAGCAGGTAAATATCATTATGACCCAGAGTACCCTTATCTAAGCCGAGGGCGAGGGAAACACAAGGCTGACCCTTGAACACGGGAATAGATAAAGGTGATCTAAATTTCAAATCACCCGCCGTGCTGTTTCTGTGCATGATTTAGGCCGTTCCTCGTGGCAAACAGGGGTTTCAGCTTTaatgaaagtaaaacaggaagcgatgaaagaaaaaagatatgCAGAACATCTGTGttgattaaaattaaaataggtTGGAGAAGTTCATATCACAGTCCATCtctgaatgtatttttattctattattaTTGTATGTTTCTTAAATTGGACACTGGTCAATATAACAATACAAACAAAAGCTGAATATTAttagtttaatttatttatttgctttattttaacatgtgctgactgtggagtttgcatgttgtcCCTGTGCGTGGATTAAAGTCACCTTAGGCAGATGCAAGAGAGATGTTTGTATTTCCTGTCTCAGAGCGATGCCGAGAAACACGCATTCATTACTTCTAGGCTGAACTATTCATTTTATCAATTCAATCCAAAACACCACAGTGAGTGTACTGACAGGGAAAAGAAAGAGACATATAGACAGACCTCATGGTACCTTATTATCCCAACAGAGCGcttcgctctcagactgctggtttacttgtggtttgtatgacatttaaaagtaaaatgagaACCTGCTCCCAGTTTTGATTCAAGAGACAGACACCTGCTCTACTTTCAAGAGACTTTAAACCTTCGTGTTTGATAAAGCAACCTAGAAACCCAGAATCCTAAAAGATTCAGAGAgtttctctcaccccaaccggtcgcagcagatggccgcccctccctgagcctggttctgctggaggtttcttcctgttaaaagggagtttttccttcccactgtcaccaaagtgcttgctcatagggggtcatattattgttgggtttttctctgtatgtattattgtaaggtctgccttacaatataaagcaccttgaagcgactgttgttgtgatttggtgctgtataaataaaattgaattgatttaAAGAGGAGTAGGCCAAAATTCTCCTGAGATGTGAGCAAACCCGCTGAGCAACAACAAGAAACATCTCACTGCTGTTCTCACCAACAAGGGTTTCTTAACTAAGTACTCACTCATGCTTTGCTTGGGGaacaaatacttatttcattcTATGACACACAGATGAGTTTATTTTTTGAAATGTGGTTTTTCTGGATGCATACATAAGACTGGATACACAGTGACATCTGGATTTTGGGTTGAGTTGGGagatttaaaagaaatcaaaccagAAGATATTTTAATCCAGATGAGCTCAGATATTTTGGGCATTCTCATTTTGACACTGTGTAAGTACACTGGCTTTAAAGTTAAATGTCAGCTGAGCAGTGTTAGTTTGGCAGGAATGAGGCAGCGTGACCCACATTGTATTTGTGATCCTCTGATGTGCGCGTCCTTCTTCATTTCAGTTCTCAGACAGAAGTGAAAATTCAAAAGAAATTGGTCTGGTTACTTtcactgaaaacacagaaagagattCAGCACTGACGGCCTTCGTCACCGCCACCATGCTGAAAGCCTCCATGGACTCCACAGTCAGCCATGATTACACGCTTTTACATGTGTTTATCAGTGACCTGCTGACTGCTGCAGTGAGTGTAAATATAACAGATACTGGAAAACTGCTTTAAGCCAGAGGCATTCTGGGATAGGACTATGTTAAGGCAGCTTCATGGTGCAGACACCAGCTGCACACAGAGATTAAAATATCATACAgcaacctgtgtgtgtgtgtgtgtgtgtgtgtgtgtgtgtgtgtgtgtgtgtgtgtgtgtgtgtgtgtgtgtgtgtgtgtgtgtccgtgcgtgtgtgtgcatgtgaggaGGGTTTCATACTTGTCTCCGTTTGTCAGTTGCATCACATACGTGTCATCGTGTTTACCTAAATAATCAAACCTTGTCCCCTGTAGTCAGGTGTTGATGCTGTCACACGGTTGTTTTTCTGTGCTGGCAGAGTGCGGTTGTGAGATTAAACTTTCTGCAGTCATTCATGTAATcagaatatgaatatgaatttcctgtgtttcctgtcGCACTAATGTTTTCTCTTCAGGTGCACTGTAGTGTCAGTATTTGTGATCAGTAAACTATCCCTGGATCAAGTTAAGATTATATTCCAGACATTCATTCAAAGAGGTTTAAGAACACCAACAGAAACACGGGCAGATGTTTCTCAGAAGGCAGTTATTTGGTGTTTCCACCTGCACAAATATGTTTTCCTTCCATTTAAACCAGCGGTAGCAAGTACTTCAGAGAGCAGTGCGTGCGTGAAAGCTACAAGTGCATCGGGCATATGAGAAAACCTAAACAGCACATGCAGATCAACTGCAACTGACAGAAGGGAGCAAAAATGAGTGCATGCTGAAGGGGCTCCGCTGTAACTGCTCTTCCCCATTTTGACAAGCTGAGGTTAGCTCAGAGAGCAGCTTTGCCCTCAGAACAGACATAACTTTTCCGGTGCCAACCTCAAAGTCTAACTAGAAACGATTAGAACGAAAGATAAGCAGGGCAGCCTCAAGAAGACACaaatttgctttaaaaatgtgcaactacacatgtgtgactgtgaGAGGCACCGAAACACAGCAGGGGGAGTAACTGAAGCAGATGGGAAGTGTTTTATACAGACTGAGCTGGCCGCCTGAGCTTCACATGCACTCAGTTCAGTGACAGAAGCAAAGTGTGAGAGAAGTGGAAGAGCGGGTTAGGTGTTAGATTCCCGATGGCGTCTGCTTCAAGCAGCAGAGTGGACGAGCAGCCGCCGGCACTGCCTGTCAAACAGCACAGGTAAGCCCACCAAACAAAGTGCATTATCTTTCTGTCAGAAGGAGAGACTTTTATGGCTCCTTTTGACATGTTTTTCAttgaattttaataatattttcacTGCACACCCAAACCTAACAATGGAGCAGCAGGCAGCTTTTGCTGTGCATTTATTGCAATTGCATGTATTTCCTCAGGCATTCCAGCGTGGAGTCTGACTGCAGCCCTGTGGTACCACAGCATCAAAGTTCTGCATACAACGATGTCTTTCCTGAACCCACCGACTGCAATGCAGCCCAGTGCCCCATACACAAACGCTACGGTAGGGTTGCAGAACGATGACACCAAAATATCTCTGCAACAATAAATTAGGCAAATAGCACTGTGGTTTACTGATGGCTGAAGTATATGGCTCGGtgtgatggggaaaaaaaatactattacaTCTGGTTCTTTTTTCTCAGTTCGCCTTTCAGTTCATGAGAACTCGAGAGGAAGTCACCTTACAAAACTTTTACTTTCAGCGAAAAGGCAAACAGGGTAAATGTCCTTATACTGAATGACTCCTTTGGAGGTGTGACTGTACTATGCAAGCAAGTTCCTCTCAAACAGGAGTGTCAAACTTTCTCTGAGCCACATGCATTCAGTTTCATATTAAGTAGGCTGCACCAGAAAAAGAAACTACTACTAAACAATTAATAATGAAGTACATTCTTAAAATATTCCCATTTATTGAGCCATCCCTTACCGATCAGCTCATGAACAGtcagtgttgtttttgtaaACATAAGTGCAGTTTCAGCAGTATGTCTGTTTTACAAAACTATTTTACCtcagtgtgtctctgtattGTGTTTAAACTACTTCCCCTTCTTTGCCTGCTGTTGTTGTCTGACTTTAATTCCTCTGATGGTGTTGCTCAGATCCGTGCAGACACCTGGAGAGATTTTACTCTGATATCAACCCACCGCCTGTCCCGAAGAAGAGGTTACATCGTGCTTTATCCCTCCCGCCCACCCATGTGCCTTCGTTGCCTCACACGTCACCCCTCTCTCCTCTGCAAAGATTCCCACAGAACTTTGACAATCCGCTGTACATGATGGCACCCAAACAAGATCTTTTTTTCTCAGAGGAGCTAGAAGAGTTTAAACCATGCACGAGCAGTCCTGTCTCCGTAGCGTCCTTCTCCCAGCTGTCGTTTGACACTCCGGACGAAGATCTTCCCTACATCTTCCACAGCTTTGTCGACCAGGGGGTTGTTTCTCATGGGATTCAGCATCGCCATCTACTCTTTCTTAGAAGCATGGCACAGACTGTGGAGGCAAGGAATCTGCTAGAGGGCTCTAAAAGGGATGTGAGCTCATACCAGCCTCAGGATTTCCTCTTGCATGAGGGCAGCCAGCCAAAGCAGATTGGAAACATGACTTACTACAGCCTGCACAGCCCAAAGTTCCCACAGAGAGTGCTCGGTTTAAGGGTAATGTTGCAtgtcttttattcatttttcataGTTTACAACCAGCTCTGTGTGCATGTTGTGATTTGTAGTTGTTACATTTCACTTGAAATTGTCTGCAAAACCAAGTGGTAGGAATGTTGCTCATAGCAACCagtaaaacaaatatgatctTTATCAGCATTTGCAAGTGCTACAATGACTTGTGGTGGCAAAAACACTTCCTCTGATCTATAGTATACCCACGGCTGcagcagaatcaactttttttgaCATATTTATCACTCGGCACTTCAGTGATTTGATTGCTGCTTCTCTGTGCAGGTACACAAACATACTGATGAGGTTTTCTCCGCTCAAATCCAGCGGCAGCCACCGCACGTCAACGTGCAAGATGTTATTACTTATTACCCATCCAGCAACAGCTACAGAACCAGTGAAACTCGAGATCCTGCAGCAGGCTTTCCTAACCCAAGGTCAGACTGCACTCCTGCTAATCCACCAGGTGGGAGCAGCACTGAGCATGCAGCAGAAGCCACAAGCCTCAGCAAGCTCACAGTTCAGTTTTTCCTCCAGAAAGGCCAGGCCGTGAGCGTGGAAAGAGACCTGCCACACGCCAGCCTGGACGTCTTTGTTAAAGACAGCAGCTCGCTGCAGAGCACAGACTCTGTGCGTTATTATAGACAGGTGTGTGCTCTGTTGCTGCAGATATTAATGGGTACGCACCATCTATACAGTAAGAGAGGCACTGCAGCTGAGCTCAAACCCCAGGAGATCCTTCTAGTGTGGCCCGATGGGAAGAGGGACAAGGCAGAAAACAACTTGAATAAGGACGCCTCTGAGGAGAAGGAAGAAACGGAGTGGGAAAACACTCCAGAAAAAGGGAGGATTCAGACGTTATGGAGGACAAGAGGCTGTCCTCGTGTGGTGCTAAAGCCACAGATTTCCTCTCAACCCCTAACCTCCATCAAATCTCAAATTACAGCTTTAATCCAGGCCTGCTGGCAAGAGAGCGCGACATCTCTGGGTTCAGTACCAGATGTTTGCAAATCCTCCTACCAAAAAGGGCTTCTTcatctgtcctctctgcttGAGAGCGACAGCGGGGCTCAAATGGTGGACATGGTAGCCATGCTTCAGGTGCTCCTTTGGGGCCCACACGTCTCTATCTTCAACCATGGAGGCCCTGCAACCACCGTTATACATAACTGGCTGACAGTCAAGCGGGCACTGCTGGTTATGAAGTTGGCCGAAAAGGGGCTGATCGAGGATCGGTCTCTTCTGGACTGGGAGGACTGTATGTGCTTGCAGTATCTGTCCTTTACAGACTCTGAAACAGTTGCGAGTGTGGCCAATGAGCTGTGGCACAGAGTGAACACTGAGCAAAGTTTATAGTCGATATCAAAGGAGTCCGTCGTTATCAACCGactgaaagtgaaaaacagTCCAGATTGAGGAATAATCCACTTCAGTGCATTCGCCTTTATCAGCTGTTCATGTGCTGCACTTCATAATGTAAAACTAGTCTATTAAAAAGACTccactggtttaaaaaaaaaagaggctgtTTTGTCAGCTTCATCTGACTCTTGTGTCAGTTTTTGTCTGTGCACTTTACTTCTCTCTAGTTATTGGGTGGgtttcaagtttaaaaaaaaaaaaaaggtgtgaaGGTGGGGCATGGTTTCTGTTCTCAAGACCTTGACAAAAATACTGTGTGACTTCATGCAAGCTGTTGACTTTCTGAAGGGGATCAACCTTATTCCCCGTATCCCAAATCAAGACGTTACGAAACGCAGCCAGGAGCTTACACAACTACTACTGGCTCTAGCTTTGGCTAACACAACTAAATGCTTTCTCCTTTTGGAGGCTGTAATTATGTTTCATGACACCACAGAAACCACAGTTTAAGGTGAGCACTTTTATTTAGTACAGTTACAACATGCATGCCTCTATCAAGTGTATcgaaacaaattaaaatcatgcacacattaaaaaaaaaaatatcaacaggAGAATCAACTGAAATCTATATGAAAACATTTCTAATTACATGAGTAAGCTCAATTTAAACTCATCATAAATATATTTGAGATGATGAGGGTTTAGAGAGAACGAGCAGGAAGCCAACACTACACATCGGGGAAAGTATCACAGCAGTAAGGATGCATTGCCCAAATATTACGTGTCGCTTGATTTACATTCCTGACATATTAACATCTTACCCTAGTGCAAATCGTAATGAAACACAGCACGTGGCAGGTAAAACACACCTCAACCATACTGAGCTTGGATgacatttttaataaacaaaattataAAGATGTGGTTGTGgattgaaataaaaaacaaaacaaaaaaaagatttgtaacTGCTCAGCGTAATTTTAATCATCATCTGAAGAGTCACGCTCGATGCTGTAAGCCATGAAGAAAGCGTCAGGGCGGGAAGGGACGAGGGGATGACCTGGTCTCACAATCTCAAAGCCCAGGAAACTGAATGTACGCAGCAGGGATGCTATGGAGGACGACACAAGGAGAGATGTCATCAGCAAGGCTTTCTGACCAGAACACTGCCGCTGTGAGTGTGCTGAAAAGCACCGTGCAGAGAAAAGCTCTCAGCACTGTAAACACATCAGTATGGACTTGGACCAGATGTTAGAATCAACACACCCATGACATTTCATAATCACACTGTTCACTAACAGCATCTGTAGTGGTATGGTGGACATTAGTCTGCAATAACACAAGTTAGTTAATTATTAGATATATCAGCAAGACTGTGCTCAGAAACATCCAGCACGTGTTGCAACATCTGAGCTCTGTAACGAAGAGTCTGATCTGAGTCCAGTGCTACTTATTTTTGGAGTCGTAAGCATTACATCACAAATTTATTACAGGTCTGGAAACTAGTGTGAAGAGGTAATGAGGTTCGTAAAATCTGTAGACAgtgtgcatttaaaacatgcttaacaacaaaaacattactCACAGTTTCCGGATATAGCTCAGTATTTTATATAAAGTGTTAACAGTTTTAATTtgcatcaaagaaaaaaaaaaaaccaaaccctcACCTCTATCATCACGGCTCTTATGAAAACAGATGAAAACGTGGTCAACCTGCAGCTGCTCTTCTGCAAACTCCAGCAGAAGGGCAAAACTGGAAAGAAACAGCAAACAAGAAGGGTTAA is part of the Pelmatolapia mariae isolate MD_Pm_ZW linkage group LG23, Pm_UMD_F_2, whole genome shotgun sequence genome and encodes:
- the peak3 gene encoding uncharacterized protein peak3; translated protein: MSFLNPPTAMQPSAPYTNATFAFQFMRTREEVTLQNFYFQRKGKQDPCRHLERFYSDINPPPVPKKRLHRALSLPPTHVPSLPHTSPLSPLQRFPQNFDNPLYMMAPKQDLFFSEELEEFKPCTSSPVSVASFSQLSFDTPDEDLPYIFHSFVDQGVVSHGIQHRHLLFLRSMAQTVEARNLLEGSKRDVSSYQPQDFLLHEGSQPKQIGNMTYYSLHSPKFPQRVLGLRVHKHTDEVFSAQIQRQPPHVNVQDVITYYPSSNSYRTSETRDPAAGFPNPRSDCTPANPPGGSSTEHAAEATSLSKLTVQFFLQKGQAVSVERDLPHASLDVFVKDSSSLQSTDSVRYYRQVCALLLQILMGTHHLYSKRGTAAELKPQEILLVWPDGKRDKAENNLNKDASEEKEETEWENTPEKGRIQTLWRTRGCPRVVLKPQISSQPLTSIKSQITALIQACWQESATSLGSVPDVCKSSYQKGLLHLSSLLESDSGAQMVDMVAMLQVLLWGPHVSIFNHGGPATTVIHNWLTVKRALLVMKLAEKGLIEDRSLLDWEDCMCLQYLSFTDSETVASVANELWHRVNTEQSL